In Achromobacter spanius, the following proteins share a genomic window:
- a CDS encoding PIN domain-containing protein: MSGILRRLLLRLAEADVFIPVWTERIGEEWRRNAARIWDIPPEVLADFWAEMNASFPQANEVDTQVYEASLRYSDPKDFHVIAAGLARRARCGLQQPPVVQVLTWNLKDFNRSELRRQGLDVYNPDRMLVQWWQADPARMREAVAQIPADYIALDREPLPLSTILHRERLYGLKSLVAREMVEKAG, encoded by the coding sequence ATGTCCGGCATTCTGCGCCGGCTGCTGTTGCGCCTGGCCGAGGCCGATGTGTTCATACCCGTCTGGACCGAACGCATCGGCGAGGAATGGCGGCGCAACGCGGCGCGAATCTGGGATATTCCGCCCGAGGTATTGGCCGATTTCTGGGCCGAGATGAACGCGAGCTTTCCCCAGGCCAACGAGGTCGACACGCAGGTGTACGAAGCGTCGTTGCGCTATAGCGACCCGAAGGACTTCCACGTGATTGCGGCCGGGTTGGCGCGGCGTGCGCGCTGTGGCTTGCAGCAGCCGCCCGTGGTGCAGGTGCTGACCTGGAACCTGAAGGATTTCAACCGTTCGGAATTGCGCCGCCAGGGCCTGGACGTCTACAACCCGGACCGCATGCTGGTGCAATGGTGGCAGGCCGACCCGGCGCGCATGCGCGAGGCCGTGGCCCAGATTCCCGCCGACTACATCGCCTTGGACCGCGAGCCGCTGCCGCTGTCCACGATCTTGCATCGTGAGCGCCTGTATGGTTTGAAAAGCCTGGTGGCGCGCGAGATGGTTGAAAAAGCGGGCTGA